The Streptomyces cynarae genome contains a region encoding:
- the hppD gene encoding 4-hydroxyphenylpyruvate dioxygenase → MTQTTHHAPDTAREADPFPVKGMDAVVFAVGNAKQAAHYYSTAFGMRLVAYSGPENGSRETASYVLENGSARFVLTSVVKPTTTWGHFLAQHVAEHGDGVVDLAIEVPDARAAYAYALEHGARSVAEPYELKDEHGTVVLAAIATYGETRHTLVERSGYDGPYLPGYVAADPIVEPPAHRTFQAIDHCVGNVELGRMNEWVEFYNKVMGFTNMKEFVGDDIATEYSALMSKVVADGTLKVKFPINEPAVAKKKSQIDEYLEFYGGPGVQHIALNTNDIVRTVRTMRAAGVEFLDTPDSYYDTLGEWVGDTRVPVETLRELKILADRDEDGYLLQIFTKPVQDRPTVFFEIIERHGSMGFGKGNFKALFEAIEREQAKRGNL, encoded by the coding sequence ATGACGCAGACCACACACCACGCCCCTGACACCGCGCGCGAGGCCGACCCCTTCCCGGTGAAGGGAATGGACGCGGTCGTCTTCGCCGTCGGCAACGCCAAGCAGGCCGCGCACTACTACTCCACCGCCTTCGGCATGCGGCTCGTGGCGTACTCCGGACCGGAGAACGGCAGCCGTGAGACCGCGAGCTACGTCCTGGAGAACGGCTCCGCCCGTTTCGTCCTCACCTCCGTCGTCAAGCCCACCACCACCTGGGGCCACTTCCTCGCCCAGCACGTGGCCGAGCACGGCGACGGCGTCGTCGACCTCGCCATCGAGGTCCCCGACGCCCGCGCCGCGTACGCGTACGCCCTCGAGCACGGCGCCCGCTCCGTCGCCGAGCCGTACGAGCTGAAGGACGAGCACGGCACCGTCGTCCTCGCCGCGATCGCCACCTACGGCGAGACCCGCCACACCCTGGTCGAGCGCTCCGGCTACGACGGCCCCTACCTGCCCGGCTACGTCGCCGCCGATCCGATCGTCGAGCCGCCCGCCCACCGCACCTTCCAGGCCATCGACCACTGTGTCGGCAACGTGGAACTCGGCCGCATGAACGAATGGGTGGAGTTCTACAACAAGGTCATGGGCTTCACGAACATGAAGGAGTTCGTGGGCGACGACATCGCCACCGAGTACAGCGCCCTGATGTCCAAGGTGGTCGCCGACGGCACGCTCAAGGTCAAGTTCCCGATCAACGAGCCCGCCGTCGCCAAGAAGAAGTCCCAGATCGACGAGTACCTGGAGTTCTACGGCGGTCCCGGCGTCCAGCACATCGCGCTCAACACCAACGACATCGTGCGGACGGTCCGCACCATGCGGGCGGCCGGCGTGGAGTTCCTCGACACCCCGGACTCGTACTACGACACCCTCGGCGAGTGGGTCGGCGACACCCGGGTCCCCGTCGAGACCCTGCGCGAGCTGAAGATCCTCGCCGACCGCGACGAGGACGGCTACCTGCTGCAGATCTTCACCAAGCCGGTCCAGGACCGCCCGACGGTCTTCTTCGAGATCATCGAGCGCCACGGCTCCATGGGCTTCGGCAAGGGCAACTTCAAGGCCCTGTTCGAGGCGATCGAGCGCGAGCAGGCCAAGCGCGGCAACCTGTAG
- a CDS encoding Lrp/AsnC family transcriptional regulator, producing the protein MAIDHLDARLIVLLAREPRIGVLEMSRRLGVARGTVQARLDRLQANGVIRGFGPEVDPAALGYPVTAFATLQIRQGQGADVRAHLATVPEVLELHTTTGSGDMLCRLVARSNADLQGVIDRVVGFEGIVRASTAIVMENPVPLRVIPLVEQAARDREET; encoded by the coding sequence ATGGCGATCGATCATCTGGACGCCCGGCTCATCGTGCTGCTGGCCCGGGAACCGCGCATCGGGGTGCTGGAGATGTCCCGGCGGCTCGGGGTGGCGCGCGGCACGGTCCAGGCGCGCCTCGACCGGTTGCAGGCGAACGGAGTGATCCGCGGCTTCGGCCCGGAGGTGGACCCGGCGGCGCTCGGCTACCCGGTCACGGCGTTCGCGACCCTCCAGATCCGCCAGGGCCAGGGCGCGGACGTACGGGCCCACCTGGCGACGGTGCCGGAGGTCCTGGAGCTGCACACGACGACGGGCAGCGGCGACATGCTGTGCCGCCTGGTGGCCCGCTCGAACGCGGACCTGCAAGGGGTGATCGACCGCGTGGTCGGCTTCGAGGGCATCGTCCGCGCCTCCACGGCGATCGTGATGGAGAACCCGGTACCGCTGCGGGTCATCCCGTTGGTGGAACAGGCGGCGCGGGACCGCGAGGAGACCTGA
- a CDS encoding MFS transporter — translation MTVSLYEIQPAGRHAAVPTGSLFRRVYAPRACDALAYSMATYAMPLVVLATTGSASLTGLAFALEWIPRVAAFGFAGDLVDRSGAAIVCFLASLTRALLVAGAAVVLVMLPRGTAETATVMALAAVTGALTQFSFIANEAVGAIVGRRVEGRSHKVQPVLIGIDQTATLVGPALGGVLLLTGPTRMLACLSVLSFLSAGLALQTPPTPLRAARQGGQGRRGGMREGWRTLRSLPSLRRLVAGLACSNLALGLLQSAGPVLVEDHFGRSPAAVGTLWSVAAAATLVAVTCCRFALDRLGLWGVGVISATVASAACLAVPQAPSYLSYTALVALFMAADGGLTVVLRTLRSLIIPPAAFGTTLSLTILLLLLPFPVAGILLAVTPPPYLTDVIGACAALQAVTLLVTFVRLRNDPVLRATADPAHAGR, via the coding sequence GTGACCGTCTCCCTGTACGAGATCCAGCCGGCCGGCCGGCACGCCGCGGTGCCCACCGGCAGCCTGTTCCGGCGGGTCTACGCGCCGCGCGCCTGCGACGCGCTCGCCTACTCCATGGCGACCTACGCCATGCCGCTCGTCGTGCTGGCGACCACCGGCTCCGCGTCCCTGACCGGCCTGGCCTTCGCACTGGAGTGGATCCCCCGGGTGGCCGCCTTCGGCTTCGCCGGTGACCTGGTGGACCGCAGCGGCGCGGCGATCGTGTGCTTTCTCGCCTCGCTCACCCGCGCCCTGCTGGTGGCGGGCGCCGCTGTCGTGCTGGTGATGCTGCCGCGGGGGACGGCCGAGACCGCCACGGTCATGGCACTTGCCGCCGTGACCGGTGCCCTCACCCAGTTCAGCTTCATCGCCAACGAGGCGGTGGGCGCCATCGTCGGCCGCCGCGTCGAGGGACGGTCCCACAAGGTGCAGCCGGTGCTGATCGGCATCGACCAGACGGCCACCCTCGTCGGCCCCGCCCTGGGCGGCGTCCTGCTCCTGACCGGGCCGACCCGCATGCTCGCGTGCCTGAGCGTGCTGTCCTTCCTGTCCGCCGGCCTCGCCCTGCAGACCCCGCCCACACCCCTGCGTGCGGCACGCCAGGGCGGACAGGGACGCCGCGGAGGCATGCGGGAAGGGTGGCGGACGCTGCGTTCCCTGCCCTCCCTGCGACGACTCGTGGCCGGACTCGCCTGCTCGAACCTGGCGCTCGGCCTGCTGCAGTCGGCCGGCCCCGTTCTCGTGGAGGACCACTTCGGCCGTTCCCCGGCCGCCGTCGGCACGCTCTGGTCGGTCGCCGCCGCCGCCACGCTGGTCGCGGTCACCTGCTGCCGGTTCGCCCTCGACCGGCTGGGCCTGTGGGGCGTCGGCGTGATCAGTGCGACCGTAGCGTCCGCCGCCTGCCTCGCCGTGCCGCAGGCCCCCTCCTACCTCAGCTACACGGCCCTCGTGGCCCTCTTCATGGCCGCCGACGGCGGGCTCACCGTAGTGCTGCGCACACTGCGTTCGTTGATCATCCCGCCCGCGGCCTTCGGCACGACGCTCTCCCTGACGATCCTGCTCCTGCTGCTGCCCTTCCCGGTGGCGGGCATCCTGCTCGCCGTCACCCCACCGCCGTATCTGACCGACGTCATCGGGGCGTGCGCCGCACTGCAGGCGGTGACCCTGCTCGTCACCTTCGTCAGGCTGCGCAACGACCCGGTGCTCCGCGCCACCGCGGACCCGGCCCACGCCGGCAGGTGA
- a CDS encoding YlbL family protein produces the protein MLSRLSRPKAATVCALPVVALLATAVFAPLPFAVAQPGMTANVLGENKGTAVITINGAPTRTTTGQLRMTTIEATGPDAQVSLGDVIDGWFRTDRAVLPRDAVYPSGDTVKEIEQHNTEQMKQSQDAATRAALSYLHLGGEKVKVTLKLADVGGPSAGLLFTLGIIDKLNGNGTGGDLTGGRTIAGTGTIDPSGQVGPVGGVALKTQAAKRDGATVFLVPRAECADAKAELPKGLRLVPVTTLKSAIDALASLEKANGSVPSC, from the coding sequence GTGCTCTCTCGCCTCTCCCGCCCCAAGGCCGCCACCGTCTGCGCCCTGCCCGTCGTGGCTCTGCTCGCCACGGCGGTGTTCGCGCCGCTGCCGTTCGCCGTGGCGCAGCCCGGCATGACGGCGAACGTGCTGGGCGAGAACAAGGGCACCGCGGTGATCACGATCAACGGGGCGCCCACCCGCACGACGACCGGCCAGCTGCGGATGACGACGATCGAGGCGACGGGCCCCGACGCGCAGGTCTCACTCGGCGACGTGATCGACGGCTGGTTCCGCACGGACCGCGCGGTGCTGCCGCGCGACGCGGTCTACCCGAGCGGCGACACGGTCAAGGAGATCGAGCAGCACAACACCGAGCAGATGAAGCAGTCCCAGGACGCGGCGACCCGCGCGGCCCTGTCGTATCTGCACCTCGGTGGCGAGAAGGTGAAGGTCACGCTGAAGCTCGCGGACGTCGGCGGCCCCAGCGCGGGGCTGCTGTTCACCCTCGGCATCATCGACAAGCTGAACGGCAACGGCACGGGCGGCGACCTCACGGGCGGCCGCACGATCGCCGGTACGGGCACGATCGACCCCTCGGGCCAGGTCGGCCCGGTGGGTGGCGTGGCCCTCAAGACGCAGGCCGCCAAGCGCGACGGCGCGACCGTCTTCCTGGTCCCGAGGGCGGAGTGCGCCGACGCGAAGGCGGAACTGCCCAAGGGCCTGCGGCTGGTACCGGTGACCACCCTCAAGAGCGCGATCGACGCCCTGGCGTCCCTCGAGAAGGCGAACGGCTCGGTCCCGAGCTGCTAG
- the menC gene encoding o-succinylbenzoate synthase has translation MKLERVEIVHVAIPLVTPFRTSFGTMTTKDTFLLHVVTDAAEGWSEFAGDPEPRYCSEFVAGAEILLRDFLLPRAAALPRLTTAALAPALAKVKGHELAKAALETAVLDAELRTHGMPLATYLGAVRDRVPAGVSVGIKDSVPELLDDVEHYLAEGYVRIKLKIEPGWDLEPVRAVRERFGDALPLQVDANTAYTLADAEHLRRLDEFGLLLIEEPLDENNLHAHARLQQRLATPVCLDESLHNARDTASAIAMDACRVVNVKPARVGGYLEARRVHDVAHAHGVPVWCGGMLETGIGRAPNLALAALPGFTLPGDTSASTRYFAEDITEPFVLEDGHLPVPSAPGIGVEPLPDALRRFSAGRRDLYAA, from the coding sequence ATGAAGCTCGAACGCGTCGAGATCGTCCATGTGGCGATCCCGCTCGTGACCCCTTTCCGCACCTCCTTCGGGACGATGACCACGAAGGACACCTTCCTGCTGCACGTCGTCACGGACGCCGCCGAGGGCTGGTCGGAGTTCGCGGGCGACCCGGAGCCGCGCTACTGCTCCGAGTTCGTCGCCGGGGCCGAGATCCTCCTGCGGGACTTCCTGCTGCCGCGCGCCGCCGCCCTGCCGCGGCTGACGACGGCCGCGCTCGCCCCGGCCCTGGCGAAGGTCAAGGGGCACGAGCTGGCGAAGGCGGCGCTGGAGACGGCGGTCCTGGACGCCGAGCTGCGCACGCACGGCATGCCGCTCGCGACCTACCTCGGGGCGGTACGGGACCGGGTGCCGGCCGGGGTGTCGGTCGGCATCAAGGACTCCGTGCCCGAACTGCTGGACGACGTCGAGCACTACCTGGCCGAGGGGTACGTCCGCATCAAGCTGAAGATCGAGCCGGGCTGGGACCTCGAGCCCGTACGGGCCGTGCGCGAGCGGTTCGGGGACGCGCTGCCGCTCCAGGTCGACGCGAACACGGCGTACACGCTCGCCGACGCCGAGCACCTGCGGCGGCTGGACGAGTTCGGGCTGCTGCTGATCGAGGAGCCGCTGGACGAGAACAACCTGCACGCCCACGCCCGGCTCCAGCAGCGCCTGGCCACGCCCGTCTGTCTGGACGAGTCCCTGCACAACGCCCGCGACACCGCCTCCGCGATCGCCATGGACGCCTGCCGCGTGGTGAACGTCAAGCCCGCGCGGGTGGGGGGCTACCTGGAGGCCCGGCGCGTGCACGACGTGGCGCACGCGCACGGGGTGCCGGTGTGGTGCGGCGGCATGCTGGAGACGGGCATCGGCCGGGCGCCGAACCTCGCCCTGGCCGCCCTGCCCGGCTTCACGCTCCCGGGCGACACCTCGGCGTCGACCCGCTACTTCGCGGAGGACATCACCGAGCCGTTCGTCCTGGAGGACGGCCATCTGCCGGTCCCGTCCGCGCCCGGGATCGGTGTGGAACCGCTGCCGGACGCACTACGGCGCTTCTCGGCGGGAAGGAGGGACCTCTACGCGGCCTGA
- a CDS encoding chorismate synthase produces the protein MTAETDRPPVHPHAVDADHAARAAGVTVRTVHDVTGIAAVAGFFSDVWRTPRQAPPLPAEVMHSLVHAGGAVHAAYTLDGGRLAGACVAVFGPPASAEAYSLVAAADRGVGYAVKQAQRGWLLERGARTLRWTFDPLVGRNARFNLVKLGATGTEYLVDFYGRMADGVNEGDESDRLTVTWDLTAPREGRETGDRAAAPVTHLAPDGAPLARRSRDDRQVWCRVPDDVVALRAADPALALRWRHAVRDVFTGAFAEGFTATGMSRDGWYTLSRTLTREEESPA, from the coding sequence ATGACTGCAGAGACGGACCGACCACCCGTACACCCCCACGCGGTCGACGCCGACCATGCCGCCCGCGCGGCCGGGGTCACCGTGCGCACCGTGCACGACGTGACCGGTATCGCCGCCGTGGCCGGCTTCTTCAGCGACGTCTGGCGGACCCCGCGGCAGGCCCCGCCGCTGCCCGCCGAGGTGATGCACAGCCTGGTGCACGCGGGCGGCGCCGTGCACGCCGCGTACACCCTGGACGGGGGCCGGCTCGCCGGGGCCTGCGTCGCCGTCTTCGGCCCGCCGGCGTCCGCGGAGGCGTACTCCCTGGTGGCGGCGGCCGACCGGGGCGTCGGGTACGCCGTGAAGCAGGCGCAGCGCGGCTGGCTCCTGGAGCGGGGCGCGCGCACCCTGCGCTGGACGTTCGACCCGCTGGTGGGCCGCAACGCCCGCTTCAACCTGGTCAAGCTGGGCGCGACGGGCACCGAGTACCTGGTCGACTTCTACGGCCGGATGGCCGACGGCGTGAACGAGGGCGACGAGAGCGACCGGCTCACGGTGACCTGGGACCTGACGGCGCCCCGCGAGGGGCGCGAGACCGGCGACCGCGCCGCCGCACCCGTGACCCACCTCGCCCCCGACGGCGCCCCGCTCGCCCGCCGCTCCCGCGACGACCGGCAGGTGTGGTGCCGCGTACCGGACGACGTCGTCGCCCTGCGCGCCGCCGACCCCGCTCTCGCCCTGCGCTGGCGGCACGCCGTCCGCGACGTCTTCACCGGGGCCTTCGCCGAGGGGTTCACGGCGACGGGCATGTCCCGGGACGGCTGGTACACGCTCAGCCGAACGCTCACCCGCGAGGAGGAATCCCCGGCATGA
- a CDS encoding PucR family transcriptional regulator → MDVRTLGDLLDVVGEPSLRLRTAPAGLTAPVTEALLHDAHAPLPAPRAPCCSRWACRPRAAGPLVRAAAEAGMTGVVVRGEDGPVAEAEAAGVALLGVDEDAAWHQVHLLLASALAARPAAGGGGDTRGELFALADAVAAAVGGATAIEDPGQRILAYSTVPGQTTDEDRRQGILGLKVPEIPDNAEQYRTVLSVSGPVRLPALAGALPRLAVAVRAGGETLGSLWVVDDGRLAPDAEEALARGASTAALLLLRARAARELARHQDGALLRRVLDGAADPAAAAHRLGLQAVRVAAFVLDSDSTVSAPSALSAPSAPSAPDDEQTTLRLLDLVRLQCEARYGRHTCVLVDGVVYALLPASGERGGERHVRLAEDIVRRAVRALRVPVLAGLGEVVPSLAEAAASRQDADLVLRVLGPEQPVASVRQVRARITLLRLAEVMRDRRELAAGAWEEVVAYDVGHGTEYAATLLAWLEAGCDVGGAAERLAVHPNTCRYRLRQVRRQLGVDLDDADERLTLWVQLRVLNS, encoded by the coding sequence ATGGACGTCCGCACGCTCGGCGACTTGCTGGACGTCGTCGGTGAACCCTCGCTGCGCCTGCGCACCGCGCCCGCCGGGCTGACCGCGCCCGTCACCGAGGCGCTGCTCCACGACGCCCACGCCCCGCTCCCCGCGCCCCGGGCGCCCTGCTGCTCGCGGTGGGCGTGCCGCCCCCGGGCCGCCGGTCCGCTGGTGCGGGCGGCGGCGGAGGCCGGGATGACCGGCGTCGTGGTACGGGGTGAGGACGGGCCGGTCGCCGAGGCGGAGGCGGCCGGGGTCGCCCTGCTGGGCGTGGACGAGGACGCGGCCTGGCACCAGGTGCACCTGCTGCTGGCGTCGGCGCTGGCCGCGCGCCCGGCGGCCGGGGGCGGCGGGGACACGCGCGGGGAACTGTTCGCGCTGGCCGACGCGGTGGCGGCGGCCGTCGGCGGGGCCACCGCGATCGAGGACCCGGGGCAGCGGATCCTTGCCTACTCGACGGTTCCCGGGCAGACCACGGACGAGGACCGCCGCCAGGGCATCCTCGGCCTGAAGGTGCCGGAGATCCCGGACAACGCCGAGCAGTACCGGACCGTGCTCTCGGTCTCCGGCCCGGTACGGCTGCCGGCTCTCGCGGGAGCGCTGCCACGGCTCGCCGTGGCCGTACGCGCCGGCGGCGAGACCCTCGGGTCCCTGTGGGTGGTGGACGACGGCCGGCTCGCACCCGACGCCGAGGAGGCGCTGGCGCGGGGAGCGTCCACGGCGGCCCTGCTGCTGCTGCGGGCGCGTGCCGCGCGGGAACTGGCCCGGCACCAGGACGGCGCCCTGCTGCGCCGCGTCCTCGACGGCGCCGCCGACCCGGCCGCCGCCGCCCACCGGCTGGGGCTCCAGGCCGTACGGGTCGCGGCGTTCGTCCTGGACTCCGACTCCACGGTGTCCGCTCCGTCCGCCCTGTCCGCACCGTCGGCACCGTCCGCACCTGATGACGAGCAGACCACGCTCCGGCTGCTGGACCTCGTGCGGCTCCAATGTGAGGCGCGGTACGGGCGGCACACGTGCGTGCTGGTCGACGGGGTGGTGTACGCGCTGCTGCCCGCTTCCGGGGAGCGTGGTGGTGAGCGGCACGTGCGGTTGGCGGAGGACATCGTGCGTCGGGCGGTGCGGGCGCTGCGGGTGCCGGTGCTGGCGGGGCTCGGGGAGGTGGTGCCCTCCCTCGCCGAGGCGGCCGCCTCGCGGCAGGACGCGGACCTGGTGCTGCGGGTGCTCGGGCCGGAGCAGCCGGTGGCGTCCGTGCGGCAGGTGCGGGCCCGGATCACGCTGCTACGGCTCGCCGAAGTGATGCGGGACAGACGGGAGTTGGCCGCGGGCGCATGGGAGGAGGTCGTAGCGTACGACGTCGGGCACGGCACGGAGTACGCGGCCACCCTGCTCGCGTGGCTGGAGGCGGGGTGCGATGTGGGGGGTGCGGCGGAACGGCTCGCCGTGCACCCGAACACGTGCCGGTACCGGCTGCGTCAGGTGCGGCGGCAGCTCGGGGTGGACCTGGACGACGCGGATGAACGGCTGACGCTGTGGGTGCAGTTGAGGGTTCTGAACAGCTGA
- a CDS encoding IclR family transcriptional regulator, producing MTAETSQTLDRGLKVLKLLADTDHGLTVTELSHRLGVNRTVVYRLLATLEQHSLVRRDLGGRARVGLGVLRLGRQVHPLVREAALPALRSLAEDIGATAHLTLVDGAEALAVAVVEPSWTDYHVAYRAGFRHPLDRGAAGRAILAARRQPIAEPGYTLTHGELEAGACGAAAPLIGVTGVEGSVGVVMLADSVPERVGPRVVDAAREVAEALR from the coding sequence GTGACCGCGGAGACTTCCCAGACGCTCGACCGGGGCCTCAAGGTCCTCAAGCTGCTCGCCGACACCGACCACGGGCTGACCGTCACCGAGCTCTCCCACAGACTGGGCGTGAACCGGACCGTGGTGTACCGGTTGTTGGCCACGCTGGAGCAGCACTCCCTCGTACGCCGCGACCTGGGTGGCCGCGCCCGGGTCGGGCTGGGCGTACTGCGCCTGGGCCGCCAGGTGCATCCGCTGGTGCGGGAGGCCGCGCTGCCCGCGCTGCGGTCCCTGGCCGAGGACATAGGGGCGACCGCGCACCTCACGCTCGTCGACGGCGCGGAGGCGCTGGCCGTCGCGGTGGTCGAGCCGTCGTGGACCGACTACCACGTGGCCTACCGCGCCGGGTTCCGGCACCCCCTCGACCGGGGAGCCGCGGGCCGGGCGATCCTCGCCGCCCGCCGACAGCCCATCGCCGAGCCCGGGTACACGCTCACGCACGGCGAGCTGGAGGCAGGGGCCTGCGGGGCCGCGGCACCCCTGATAGGGGTGACCGGGGTCGAGGGCAGCGTGGGCGTCGTGATGCTGGCGGACTCGGTACCGGAGCGGGTGGGTCCCCGGGTGGTGGACGCGGCGCGGGAGGTGGCGGAGGCACTGCGCTGA
- a CDS encoding DEAD/DEAH box helicase — MSTTAAASSSSSHSHHLSPAFPGRAPWGTASKLRAWQQGAMEKYVQEQPRDFLAVATPGAGKTTFALTLASWLLHHHVVQQVTVVAPTEHLKKQWAEAAARIGIRLDPEYSAGPLGREYHGVAVTYAGVGVRPMLHRNRVEQRKTLVILDEIHHAGDSKSWGEACLEAFEPATRRLALTGTPFRSDTNPIPFVTYEEGADGIRRSAADYTYGYGSALADGVVRPVIFLSYSGNMRWRTKAGDEIAARLGEPMTKDAVSQAWRTALDPRGEWMPSVLRAADQRLTEVRKSIPDAGALVIASDQDSARAYAKLIREITGHRATLVLSDDAGASDRIDEFSNNEDRWMVAVRMVSEGVDVPRLAVGVYATTISTPLFFAQAVGRFVRSRRRGETASVFLPTVPDLLSFAGEMERERDHVLDKPKKDGEAEDPYAESEKEMEEANRENDEDTGEQDMLPFEALESDAVFDRVMYNGAEFGMQAHPGSEEEQDYLGIPGLLEPEQVQLLLQKRQARQIAHSRKKPDAEADLLELPAERRPVVTHKELMELRRQLNTMVGAYVHQSGKPHGVIHNELRRVCGGPPSAECTAGQLRQRIAKVQEWATRMK, encoded by the coding sequence GTGAGTACCACCGCCGCCGCCAGCTCCAGTTCCTCGCACTCCCACCACCTCTCACCCGCCTTCCCCGGCCGTGCGCCCTGGGGCACCGCCAGCAAGCTGCGTGCCTGGCAGCAGGGGGCGATGGAGAAGTACGTCCAGGAGCAGCCGCGTGACTTCCTCGCCGTCGCCACCCCCGGCGCCGGTAAGACGACGTTCGCCCTGACGCTCGCGTCCTGGTTGCTGCACCATCACGTGGTGCAGCAGGTGACCGTGGTCGCGCCGACCGAGCACCTGAAGAAGCAGTGGGCGGAGGCCGCCGCGCGGATAGGGATCAGACTGGACCCCGAGTACAGCGCAGGCCCCCTCGGCCGGGAGTACCACGGCGTCGCCGTCACCTACGCCGGCGTCGGCGTGCGGCCCATGCTGCACCGCAACCGCGTCGAGCAGCGCAAGACCCTCGTCATCCTCGACGAGATCCACCACGCGGGCGACTCCAAGTCCTGGGGCGAGGCGTGCCTGGAGGCGTTCGAGCCGGCGACCCGCCGACTCGCCCTGACGGGCACGCCGTTCCGGTCCGACACCAACCCCATCCCGTTCGTGACGTACGAGGAGGGGGCGGACGGTATCCGGCGCTCGGCCGCCGACTACACCTACGGCTACGGGTCCGCGCTCGCCGACGGCGTCGTGCGGCCGGTCATCTTCCTCTCCTACAGCGGCAACATGCGCTGGCGCACCAAGGCGGGCGACGAGATCGCCGCCCGGCTGGGCGAGCCCATGACCAAGGACGCCGTCAGCCAGGCCTGGCGCACCGCGCTCGACCCGCGCGGCGAGTGGATGCCGAGCGTGCTGCGCGCCGCCGACCAGCGGCTCACCGAGGTCCGCAAGTCCATCCCGGACGCAGGCGCCCTCGTCATCGCCTCCGACCAGGACTCGGCCCGCGCCTACGCCAAGCTGATCCGCGAGATCACCGGGCACAGGGCGACCCTCGTGCTGTCCGACGACGCCGGTGCCTCCGACCGGATCGACGAGTTCAGCAACAACGAAGACCGGTGGATGGTCGCGGTCAGGATGGTGTCCGAGGGCGTCGACGTGCCCCGGCTCGCGGTCGGGGTGTACGCGACCACGATCTCGACACCTCTCTTCTTCGCCCAGGCCGTCGGCCGTTTCGTACGGTCCCGGCGGCGCGGCGAGACCGCGTCCGTGTTCCTGCCGACCGTACCCGACCTGCTCTCCTTCGCAGGCGAGATGGAGCGGGAACGCGACCACGTCCTCGACAAGCCGAAGAAGGACGGCGAGGCCGAAGACCCGTACGCCGAGTCCGAGAAGGAGATGGAGGAGGCGAACCGGGAGAACGACGAGGACACCGGCGAGCAGGACATGCTGCCGTTCGAGGCGCTTGAGTCCGACGCCGTCTTCGACCGGGTCATGTACAACGGCGCCGAGTTCGGCATGCAGGCCCACCCGGGCAGCGAGGAGGAGCAGGACTACCTCGGCATCCCGGGGCTTCTCGAGCCGGAACAGGTGCAGTTGCTGCTGCAGAAGCGGCAGGCCCGGCAGATCGCGCACAGCCGCAAGAAGCCGGACGCGGAGGCCGACCTGCTGGAGTTGCCCGCGGAACGGCGGCCCGTGGTCACGCACAAGGAACTGATGGAACTGCGCCGGCAGTTGAACACGATGGTCGGGGCGTACGTCCATCAGAGCGGGAAGCCGCACGGCGTGATCCACAACGAGCTGAGGCGGGTGTGCGGGGGCCCGCCGAGCGCGGAGTGCACGGCCGGGCAGTTGCGGCAGCGCATCGCGAAGGTCCAGGAGTGGGCCACGCGGATGAAGTGA